One Halobacterium zhouii genomic region harbors:
- a CDS encoding DUF7385 family protein: MGDVIDFEAVRHRLKLRRDTGTVRLFENRDGVSCPVCGEAFDEALATTERSRQLGSDQPLDVCVARESDRLFIFTHAHG; this comes from the coding sequence ATGGGCGACGTAATAGATTTCGAGGCCGTCAGACACCGGTTGAAGCTCCGACGGGACACCGGTACGGTGCGACTGTTCGAGAACCGGGATGGTGTATCGTGTCCGGTCTGTGGGGAGGCCTTCGACGAGGCGCTCGCGACCACCGAGCGGTCGCGACAACTCGGATCTGACCAACCACTCGACGTTTGTGTTGCTCGAGAGTCCGACCGGTTATTCATTTTCACGCACGCGCACGGGTGA
- a CDS encoding archaellin/type IV pilin N-terminal domain-containing protein, translating into MFEFITDEEERGQVGIGTLIVFIAMVLVAAIAAGVLINTAGFLQTKSEATGEEASAQVSNRVTVVSAYGNVTTNDKVDYVNVTVMRAAGAQNINLSSATVQWIGPNEAKTLTYNQTGADGDNFNTTKVKGEGAKVLSSQESRITIVMDASEIENAALGEGTNVQLTITTQYGASTEYWAAVPESLQDKNVVEL; encoded by the coding sequence ATGTTCGAATTCATCACAGACGAGGAAGAGCGTGGTCAGGTGGGTATCGGTACCCTCATTGTGTTCATCGCGATGGTCCTGGTCGCCGCGATCGCCGCCGGTGTGCTCATCAACACCGCCGGCTTCCTCCAGACGAAGTCCGAAGCAACCGGCGAGGAAGCCTCCGCACAGGTCTCTAACCGCGTGACGGTTGTCTCCGCGTACGGGAACGTCACAACCAACGACAAGGTCGATTACGTCAACGTGACGGTCATGCGCGCCGCCGGTGCACAGAATATCAACCTCTCCAGTGCCACCGTGCAGTGGATTGGCCCGAACGAGGCCAAGACGCTGACGTACAACCAGACTGGTGCTGATGGGGATAACTTCAACACGACGAAGGTGAAGGGTGAGGGTGCGAAGGTTCTGTCCAGCCAGGAGAGCCGCATCACCATCGTCATGGACGCGAGTGAAATCGAGAACGCTGCTCTCGGTGAAGGGACGAACGTCCAGCTCACCATCACGACGCAGTACGGCGCGTCCACGGAGTACTGGGCGGCCGTCCCCGAATCGCTTCAGGATAAGAACGTGGTGGAGCTGTAG
- a CDS encoding archaellin/type IV pilin N-terminal domain-containing protein, producing the protein MFEFITDEEERGQVGIGTLIVFIAMVLVAAIAAGVLINTAGFLQTKSEATGQEASAQVSNRVTVVNAYGSVNDANDSVKNGTVHFVNVTVMRAAGSENINLSEATIQWIGPNQATTLVNGPNNADQTSNEQFATIGVTDDDQDQVLSDKDTRIKLVMNATAIKNDDGSFSGTGNSLTGLMEGENVKLTITTQYGASTDYWVSVPESLMDKQAVKL; encoded by the coding sequence ATGTTCGAGTTCATCACAGACGAGGAAGAGCGTGGTCAGGTGGGTATCGGTACCCTCATCGTGTTCATCGCGATGGTCCTGGTCGCCGCGATCGCCGCCGGTGTGCTCATCAACACCGCCGGCTTCCTCCAGACGAAGTCCGAGGCAACCGGTCAGGAAGCCTCCGCACAGGTTTCCAATCGCGTCACCGTCGTGAACGCGTACGGAAGCGTGAACGACGCGAACGACAGCGTCAAGAACGGGACAGTTCACTTCGTCAACGTGACGGTGATGCGTGCGGCCGGTTCGGAGAACATCAACCTCTCCGAAGCCACCATCCAGTGGATCGGCCCGAACCAGGCGACGACGCTGGTCAACGGACCGAACAACGCCGACCAGACGTCGAACGAGCAGTTCGCGACGATCGGCGTGACGGACGACGACCAAGATCAGGTGTTGTCCGACAAGGACACCCGGATCAAGCTCGTCATGAACGCCACCGCGATCAAGAACGACGACGGTTCCTTCAGCGGCACCGGCAATAGTCTGACGGGCCTCATGGAGGGTGAGAACGTCAAACTCACCATCACGACGCAGTACGGCGCGTCCACGGACTACTGGGTCTCCGTGCCCGAGTCCCTGATGGACAAGCAGGCCGTCAAGCTGTAA
- a CDS encoding HEAT repeat domain-containing protein yields the protein MPSLYGLERSGDVYKLVELLRESEKETVRRRAAEILGNLDDPESEGVDGLVEAMSDEAVSVRAAAIDALTQQEAVDALMKGLGRSVDDAGAEWAQAETFVEDLGSDTPEMRMAAANVLGLLGVTESARPLAARLERETEPRVRARIARALGRVDEPSVAGALVECLRGEPLEVRREAAESLGRLGGKTALRGLLAVVDDDSETMRRATVSSLGRFGRTEPVDPLVERLGDGSDLVRRAAVFSLIEIMSNVPPGKSHELRETIVDRMAARSDPSIVASLVEIIEEGSQLHQRRNATWMLGRVAGDQSTKMEAVEALVGELGADDDLLSQFAATGLAEIGGRSVETSLLEVIESDRYGEDAVAMAAFALGKVGGDRAHQRLQKLVDETENDEVRRRAFSAISKLGGHS from the coding sequence GTGCCTTCGCTGTACGGACTGGAGCGCTCCGGTGACGTCTACAAGCTCGTGGAGTTGCTCCGAGAGAGCGAGAAGGAGACCGTCCGACGGCGCGCGGCCGAAATTCTCGGCAACCTCGACGACCCGGAGTCCGAGGGCGTCGACGGGCTCGTGGAGGCGATGAGCGACGAGGCAGTGTCGGTTCGCGCGGCCGCCATCGACGCGCTCACGCAGCAGGAAGCCGTCGACGCGCTGATGAAGGGCCTGGGTCGGTCCGTTGACGACGCCGGAGCGGAGTGGGCCCAGGCCGAGACGTTCGTCGAGGACCTGGGTTCGGACACGCCGGAGATGCGGATGGCGGCCGCGAACGTGCTCGGCTTGCTCGGCGTCACGGAGTCCGCGCGGCCGCTGGCGGCGCGACTCGAGCGCGAGACAGAACCCAGGGTTCGAGCCCGGATTGCGCGGGCGCTGGGCCGCGTCGACGAACCCAGCGTTGCCGGCGCGCTCGTGGAGTGCCTGCGCGGGGAGCCACTCGAGGTGCGGCGGGAGGCCGCCGAGTCGCTTGGTCGACTCGGTGGGAAGACGGCGCTCCGGGGACTGCTTGCCGTCGTCGACGACGACAGCGAGACGATGCGGCGCGCGACGGTGAGTTCGCTCGGCAGGTTCGGTCGCACGGAGCCAGTGGACCCGCTCGTGGAACGCCTCGGCGACGGGAGCGACCTGGTTCGGCGCGCGGCGGTGTTTTCTCTCATCGAGATCATGTCGAACGTGCCGCCGGGGAAGAGCCACGAACTCCGTGAGACGATCGTCGACCGGATGGCGGCGCGCAGCGACCCGAGCATCGTGGCGTCGCTGGTCGAGATCATCGAGGAGGGATCACAGCTCCACCAGCGGCGGAACGCGACGTGGATGCTCGGCCGGGTCGCCGGCGATCAGTCGACGAAGATGGAGGCAGTGGAGGCGCTCGTCGGCGAACTCGGCGCCGACGACGACCTGCTCTCGCAGTTCGCGGCGACTGGACTGGCCGAGATCGGCGGGCGGTCGGTGGAGACGTCGTTGCTCGAGGTCATCGAGTCGGACCGGTACGGCGAGGACGCGGTGGCGATGGCGGCGTTCGCGCTCGGGAAAGTCGGAGGGGACCGGGCCCATCAGCGCCTCCAGAAACTCGTCGACGAGACCGAGAACGACGAGGTGCGGCGTCGGGCGTTCTCTGCAATCTCGAAACTCGGTGGGCATTCCTGA
- the cheF1 gene encoding chemotaxis protein CheF1, with the protein MSESEYKVADGPGKFLQVVKDGRRLKDAEWTNGRILLSNKRVVLAGNDGKRTLPLSKVASLSGRYDVNQTVAKVSDYVTIQMQNESVVLLSLGENTEEFEHKLYGALLDQTEVLVKHPAVKGGVVQDTTFERARIKVDDDQLNVAMSNGEFVPVELDDVGSAEAASLEVQGETSPVLKTEHTVDEASVQTYFSSDSHTCSILESLLSKEARKSQGSVELSETEKRVLMALYSGVASFEIPDFLGMDVDEVESIFERLVEVDVLEEVRKRREVAMKTRGRNIASEAINEE; encoded by the coding sequence ATGAGCGAGTCGGAGTACAAGGTCGCGGACGGGCCGGGAAAGTTCCTGCAGGTCGTCAAAGACGGCCGCCGACTGAAGGACGCGGAGTGGACGAACGGTCGCATCCTGCTCTCGAACAAGCGGGTCGTCCTGGCGGGCAACGACGGGAAGCGCACGCTCCCGCTGTCGAAGGTTGCGAGCCTGAGCGGCCGCTACGACGTGAACCAGACCGTGGCGAAGGTCAGCGACTACGTCACCATCCAGATGCAAAACGAGAGCGTGGTGTTGCTCTCGCTGGGCGAGAACACCGAGGAGTTCGAGCACAAACTGTACGGCGCGCTGTTAGACCAGACGGAGGTGCTGGTGAAACATCCCGCCGTGAAGGGGGGCGTGGTCCAGGACACGACTTTCGAGCGCGCGCGGATCAAGGTCGACGACGACCAGTTGAACGTCGCGATGTCGAATGGCGAGTTCGTGCCCGTCGAACTGGACGACGTCGGGTCGGCGGAGGCGGCGTCCCTGGAGGTGCAGGGAGAGACGAGTCCGGTGTTGAAGACGGAACATACCGTCGACGAGGCGAGCGTGCAGACGTACTTCTCGAGTGATTCACACACCTGCTCGATCCTGGAGTCGCTGCTCAGCAAGGAGGCGCGCAAGAGCCAGGGGTCCGTCGAGCTCTCGGAGACCGAAAAGCGCGTGCTGATGGCGCTGTACTCCGGGGTGGCCTCCTTCGAAATCCCGGACTTCCTCGGGATGGACGTCGACGAGGTGGAGTCCATCTTCGAGCGACTCGTGGAGGTCGACGTGTTAGAGGAGGTGCGCAAGCGCCGCGAGGTGGCGATGAAGACCCGCGGGCGAAACATCGCGAGTGAAGCAATAAACGAGGAGTAG
- a CDS encoding CheF family chemotaxis protein yields the protein MSESAIADFVTTFIPDTATHAEPVRGRVVMSKRQIVLVTSDDRVVVPLEGVFDVKHASAPGDLAKFFEDTVTIGYERDGQKHVAVVEGGGDTVDRFVTLVFKALLNGTTVYAKHPARRGGRITDESFDTADLFLVPDAVELRGATSARIVVSTVTHFERLERDVGGSSRPLLSVRHVGDASAVTTELALDSSRRMNILGRFLRLQYAQLKQDLGDATLSDDEVEALVAIYSTGPDVSLAGVLGVDVSHLTMLLSDLEEKGFVVDENAIEHGSTGPASQARQGTVELTSLGQAAVSEHLEDVNN from the coding sequence ATGTCGGAATCAGCCATCGCAGACTTCGTCACGACGTTCATCCCGGACACCGCCACGCACGCCGAACCCGTGCGCGGCCGTGTCGTGATGAGCAAGCGCCAGATCGTACTCGTCACGAGCGACGACAGAGTCGTCGTTCCCCTCGAGGGCGTGTTCGACGTCAAGCACGCGTCCGCGCCGGGCGACCTCGCGAAGTTCTTCGAGGACACGGTCACCATCGGCTACGAACGCGACGGCCAGAAACACGTCGCCGTCGTCGAGGGCGGGGGCGACACCGTCGACCGGTTCGTCACGCTCGTGTTCAAGGCGCTGCTCAACGGGACGACCGTGTACGCCAAACACCCCGCGAGGCGGGGTGGTCGCATCACCGACGAGTCCTTCGACACCGCCGACCTGTTCCTCGTCCCGGACGCCGTCGAACTCCGCGGCGCCACCAGCGCGCGCATCGTCGTTTCCACGGTCACGCACTTCGAGCGACTCGAACGCGACGTCGGCGGCTCCTCTCGCCCGCTGCTCTCCGTGCGCCACGTGGGTGACGCCAGCGCCGTCACCACCGAACTCGCACTCGACTCCAGTCGTCGCATGAACATCCTCGGGCGCTTCCTGCGCCTCCAGTACGCGCAACTCAAGCAGGACCTCGGCGACGCCACGCTCTCCGACGACGAGGTCGAGGCGCTCGTCGCCATCTACTCCACCGGTCCGGATGTCAGCCTCGCGGGCGTGCTCGGCGTCGACGTCAGCCACCTCACAATGTTGCTCAGTGACCTCGAAGAGAAGGGGTTCGTGGTAGACGAGAACGCCATCGAACACGGTTCGACGGGCCCTGCCTCGCAGGCTCGGCAGGGAACAGTGGAACTCACCTCGCTCGGGCAGGCCGCGGTCAGCGAACACCTCGAGGACGTGAACAATTAG
- a CDS encoding CheR family methyltransferase gives MTDFKDLLSYVERETEFATSYYDDSYLDRRVSARMRRCGADSYAEYLDVLREDDEERVALLDTLSVNVTEFFRDGKVWSALEDVFTDHADSSGISIWSAACADGREPYSLAMLALDAGLSPWQVDVLATDIDQDALARARAGRYQSTRTADIREQLDFLEDPLEYVERDGDHGFVVADHVKDVVTFERHDLITDEPKSGFDLVCCRNVCIYIDKQYKRPILDTVSASIRTDGHLVLGQTETLPNGVKERFEAADPRIRIYRRLPGDD, from the coding sequence ATGACCGATTTCAAGGACCTGCTGTCGTACGTCGAACGGGAGACGGAGTTCGCCACAAGCTACTACGACGACTCGTACCTCGACCGGCGCGTCTCCGCGCGGATGCGCCGCTGTGGCGCGGATTCGTACGCGGAGTACCTCGACGTACTGCGCGAAGACGACGAGGAACGGGTTGCGCTCCTCGACACGCTCAGCGTGAACGTCACGGAGTTCTTCCGCGACGGGAAGGTGTGGTCGGCCCTCGAGGACGTGTTCACCGACCACGCCGACAGCTCCGGCATCTCCATCTGGAGCGCGGCGTGCGCGGACGGCCGCGAACCGTACTCACTGGCGATGCTCGCACTCGATGCCGGCCTCTCACCGTGGCAGGTGGACGTACTCGCCACGGACATCGACCAAGACGCGCTCGCTCGCGCCCGCGCCGGCCGCTACCAGAGCACCCGAACCGCAGACATTCGGGAGCAACTCGACTTCCTCGAAGACCCCCTGGAGTACGTCGAACGCGACGGCGACCACGGCTTCGTCGTCGCCGACCACGTCAAAGACGTCGTCACGTTCGAGCGCCACGACCTCATCACGGACGAACCCAAGTCCGGATTCGACCTTGTGTGTTGCCGGAACGTCTGCATCTACATCGACAAACAGTACAAACGCCCCATACTCGACACCGTCAGCGCGTCCATTCGGACCGACGGCCACCTCGTTCTCGGCCAGACCGAAACCCTCCCGAACGGCGTCAAGGAGCGATTCGAGGCCGCAGACCCACGGATTCGTATCTACCGACGGCTCCCAGGCGACGACTGA
- a CDS encoding chemotaxis protein CheD, whose translation MTESKPRIRVGVAEWRALDGDGTLVTSGLGSCVAVSIYDSDSAVGGLLHAMLPAAAESTGSSVNTPGKYVDRGLAELLADLERRDVSRNSLEAKLVGGSSMLDISIGEAVGERNVEAAKRALSDEGVQLVAEETGGNAGRSVSFSPTTGDVTVERVDAEVLVL comes from the coding sequence GTGACGGAATCCAAGCCGCGGATCCGCGTCGGCGTCGCGGAGTGGCGCGCGCTCGACGGCGACGGAACGCTCGTCACGTCCGGCCTCGGCTCGTGTGTCGCCGTCTCTATCTACGATTCTGACTCGGCCGTCGGCGGCCTCCTCCACGCGATGCTTCCGGCGGCCGCCGAGTCCACGGGGTCGTCCGTGAACACGCCGGGGAAGTACGTGGACCGTGGCCTCGCGGAACTCCTCGCCGACCTCGAACGCCGTGATGTCTCCCGGAACTCCCTCGAGGCGAAACTCGTCGGCGGGAGTTCGATGCTCGACATCTCCATCGGCGAGGCCGTCGGTGAGCGGAACGTCGAAGCCGCGAAACGCGCCCTCTCAGACGAGGGCGTCCAACTCGTCGCGGAGGAGACCGGGGGGAACGCTGGACGGTCAGTGTCGTTCTCGCCGACGACTGGCGACGTCACCGTCGAGCGCGTCGACGCCGAGGTACTCGTGCTATGA
- a CDS encoding chemotaxis protein CheC gives MQVDLGALGTFSRVGDDGAGKAARALETMADVQAFSHLTRTALVETAAVPGFLGDAETRIEVPFDGALSGRAFVSFDETFAAHATDRLPVGGDPIPEISNILTSGFVDVWAEDAPDTIDIRMPERVTDDDLVPDAAVVDDCAFVFESHVGVEAVEGTCRIAVVPDVEPFLAYLPTSGENPLSLEDLVAYSRLTQENAAGVADHIEGMTGFETDVVESHVDFMPVERVPALLDDAPYDGAVFECEGRIDSVIAVLFEEIEPGSVADAMLPSGDADAKVAESAVAELGNVTASGFLDGWANALDSTIDVSTPSHVRANGRAVLSTIAAGYGQHADCVAVFDTTVSAGEQFLCRVVALPSPTEVDAFADVAARLSGDTS, from the coding sequence ATGCAGGTCGACCTGGGTGCACTCGGCACGTTCAGCCGAGTCGGCGACGACGGCGCGGGGAAGGCGGCGAGGGCCCTGGAGACGATGGCGGACGTGCAGGCGTTCAGCCACCTCACGCGGACCGCGCTCGTCGAAACCGCCGCGGTCCCGGGTTTCCTCGGCGACGCTGAGACCAGGATCGAGGTGCCGTTCGACGGCGCGCTCTCCGGGCGCGCGTTCGTCTCCTTCGACGAGACGTTCGCGGCCCACGCGACCGACCGGTTACCCGTTGGCGGCGACCCGATCCCCGAGATATCGAACATCCTGACGAGCGGCTTCGTCGACGTGTGGGCCGAGGACGCCCCGGACACCATCGACATCCGGATGCCCGAGCGAGTGACGGACGACGACCTCGTTCCGGACGCGGCGGTCGTCGACGACTGCGCGTTCGTCTTCGAGAGCCACGTCGGCGTGGAGGCCGTCGAGGGCACCTGCCGGATCGCCGTCGTCCCCGACGTCGAACCGTTCCTCGCGTACCTGCCGACGTCCGGCGAGAACCCGCTGTCCCTCGAGGACCTGGTGGCCTACAGCCGCCTCACACAGGAGAACGCGGCGGGCGTCGCCGACCACATCGAGGGGATGACCGGCTTCGAGACCGACGTCGTGGAGTCCCACGTCGACTTCATGCCGGTCGAGCGCGTCCCCGCACTCCTCGACGACGCTCCCTACGATGGCGCAGTGTTCGAGTGCGAGGGACGCATCGACAGCGTGATTGCGGTGCTGTTCGAGGAGATCGAACCCGGATCCGTCGCCGACGCGATGCTCCCGAGCGGAGACGCCGACGCCAAGGTCGCGGAGAGCGCGGTGGCCGAACTCGGCAACGTCACCGCAAGCGGCTTCCTCGACGGCTGGGCGAACGCACTCGACTCCACAATCGACGTGTCCACGCCGTCTCACGTCCGCGCGAACGGCCGCGCGGTCCTCAGCACCATCGCTGCCGGCTACGGCCAGCACGCGGACTGCGTAGCGGTCTTCGACACCACAGTGAGCGCGGGCGAACAGTTCCTCTGTCGGGTCGTCGCCCTTCCGAGTCCGACCGAGGTGGACGCGTTCGCCGACGTCGCCGCCAGACTGTCGGGGGATACATCGTGA
- a CDS encoding chemotaxis protein CheC, which yields MSTMIDIRRLQTVNELAREGATTVADNMSQLTGVETEMQITKINVIDVEDLGAHLGPEKQVGVNVPLKEQPYGSVLVLFDDESARRLADTMLGGIDSNGGAYSDMERSAIREVGNIMTSGFIDGWANVLGRTIDISTPQLLRASGHDIVEHCVDPGEHEIAMVFDATLHAPDADVEAKIYSFPDIEAFVSMINDI from the coding sequence ATGAGCACGATGATAGACATTCGGCGGCTGCAGACGGTGAACGAACTCGCCCGCGAGGGCGCGACGACGGTGGCGGACAACATGAGCCAGCTCACCGGCGTCGAAACGGAGATGCAGATCACGAAGATCAACGTCATCGACGTCGAGGACCTGGGCGCGCACCTCGGCCCCGAGAAGCAGGTGGGGGTGAACGTTCCGCTCAAAGAACAGCCCTACGGCTCCGTGCTCGTGCTCTTCGACGACGAGAGCGCGCGCCGACTCGCGGACACGATGCTCGGTGGCATCGACAGCAATGGCGGCGCGTACAGCGACATGGAGCGCTCGGCCATCCGGGAGGTCGGCAACATCATGACCTCCGGATTCATCGACGGCTGGGCGAACGTGCTCGGGCGGACCATCGACATCTCCACGCCCCAACTGCTGCGGGCGTCCGGCCACGACATCGTCGAGCACTGCGTCGACCCCGGCGAGCACGAGATCGCGATGGTGTTCGACGCGACCCTCCACGCCCCCGACGCGGACGTCGAGGCGAAGATCTACTCCTTCCCGGACATCGAGGCGTTCGTCTCGATGATCAACGACATCTGA
- the cheA gene encoding chemotaxis protein CheA → MDDYLEAFVREGEEHVTNLNNALLELEDDPEDEEAMDSIFRTAHTLKGNFGAMGFEAASDLAHAIEDLLDAMRQGDLEVTGDRMDRVFEGVDEIEACLTDIEQTGEVQRDVSGTIESVRAVLEDGADEADVDAEAADDASGSTDDARGSTDDDADPAIDPFAIVDQSSLAGVTDRVFHVRVDMGDSEMKGVDGMFVLEATTEEFDLLGADPGPDAINDGEYDDSFDLVVASELADVAATVQSFPKLSGASVTELTDEIPDSVGESAGDSEANESEADEAEASDSEAGGSGVDASTADDSTAEETSDTDNPNTEIQSVRVDVDQLDELHGLVEQLVTTRIKLQRGVEGSNRRASDELDELDKITSSLQDTVMDMRLVPMKKIVGKFPRLVRDLAREQDKEIDFVVEGDDVELDRTILTEISDPLMHLLRNAVDHGIESPEERTANGKDPEGTITLSAERDRDRVLIEVRDDGGGIDRDRVRDKAVEKGIKSRAEVEEMDDAAVEDLVFHPGFSTNDEVTDVSGRGVGMDVVRDTVARLDGSVSVSSVPGEGTTFTLTLPVTVAIVKVLFVESGGEEYGIPIKTVDEISRMQSVERVDGEEVITYDDTVYPLVRLGEALDVPGETKNGDGMLVRIREGERQVAIHCDDVREQEEVVVKPFEGFLSGIPGLSGAAVLGEGDVVTILDVGTL, encoded by the coding sequence ATGGACGACTACCTAGAGGCGTTCGTGCGCGAGGGCGAAGAGCACGTGACGAACCTGAACAACGCGCTCCTCGAACTCGAGGACGACCCGGAGGACGAGGAAGCGATGGACTCCATCTTCCGGACTGCCCACACGCTGAAGGGCAACTTCGGCGCGATGGGCTTCGAGGCGGCCAGCGACCTCGCCCACGCCATCGAGGACTTACTGGACGCGATGCGCCAGGGCGACCTCGAGGTGACGGGCGACCGGATGGACCGCGTCTTCGAGGGCGTCGACGAGATCGAGGCGTGTCTCACAGACATCGAGCAGACCGGCGAGGTCCAGCGAGACGTTTCGGGCACCATCGAGTCGGTGCGCGCCGTACTCGAGGACGGAGCAGACGAGGCCGACGTCGATGCAGAAGCGGCGGACGACGCGTCCGGTTCTACAGACGACGCGCGCGGTTCCACAGACGACGACGCCGACCCAGCAATCGACCCATTCGCGATTGTCGACCAGTCGTCGCTCGCGGGGGTCACAGACCGCGTCTTTCACGTCCGCGTCGACATGGGCGACTCCGAGATGAAGGGCGTCGACGGCATGTTCGTTCTGGAGGCCACCACCGAGGAGTTCGACCTGCTCGGCGCGGACCCCGGCCCCGACGCCATCAACGACGGCGAGTACGACGACAGCTTCGACCTGGTGGTAGCGAGCGAACTCGCCGACGTGGCCGCGACGGTGCAGTCGTTCCCGAAGCTATCGGGGGCGTCGGTCACGGAACTCACGGACGAGATTCCGGACTCCGTGGGCGAGTCCGCAGGCGATTCTGAAGCAAACGAGTCCGAAGCAGACGAGGCTGAAGCGAGCGACTCTGAAGCGGGTGGCTCCGGCGTTGACGCATCCACAGCAGACGACTCGACGGCCGAGGAAACCAGTGACACCGACAACCCGAACACGGAGATCCAGTCCGTGCGCGTGGACGTCGACCAACTCGACGAACTCCACGGTCTCGTCGAACAGCTCGTGACGACGCGCATCAAACTCCAGCGCGGCGTCGAGGGGTCGAACCGCCGCGCGTCGGACGAACTCGACGAACTCGACAAGATAACCTCGAGCCTGCAGGACACCGTGATGGACATGCGCCTGGTCCCGATGAAGAAGATCGTCGGGAAGTTCCCGCGTCTCGTGCGGGACCTCGCGCGCGAGCAGGACAAGGAGATCGACTTCGTCGTGGAGGGCGACGACGTGGAACTCGACCGCACCATCCTCACGGAGATATCCGACCCCCTGATGCACCTCCTGCGGAACGCCGTCGACCACGGCATCGAATCCCCCGAGGAGCGAACGGCGAACGGCAAGGACCCCGAGGGAACCATCACGCTCTCCGCGGAGCGCGACCGCGACCGCGTGCTCATCGAGGTGAGAGACGACGGCGGCGGCATCGACCGCGACCGTGTGCGCGACAAAGCCGTCGAGAAGGGTATCAAGTCCCGGGCCGAGGTCGAGGAGATGGACGACGCGGCGGTCGAAGACCTCGTCTTCCACCCCGGGTTCTCCACGAACGACGAGGTGACGGACGTGAGCGGGCGCGGCGTCGGCATGGACGTCGTCCGCGACACAGTCGCGCGACTCGACGGCTCGGTCTCCGTGTCGAGCGTGCCCGGCGAGGGAACGACGTTCACGCTCACGCTCCCGGTGACCGTCGCCATCGTGAAGGTGCTGTTCGTGGAGAGCGGCGGCGAGGAGTACGGCATTCCCATCAAGACCGTCGACGAGATATCGCGCATGCAGTCGGTCGAGCGCGTGGACGGCGAGGAGGTCATCACGTACGACGACACGGTCTACCCGCTCGTCCGACTCGGCGAGGCCCTCGACGTGCCTGGCGAGACGAAGAACGGCGACGGCATGCTCGTCCGCATCCGCGAGGGCGAGCGGCAGGTCGCCATCCACTGCGACGACGTGCGCGAGCAGGAGGAGGTCGTCGTCAAACCCTTCGAGGGGTTCCTCTCGGGCATTCCCGGGCTGTCGGGTGCCGCGGTGCTCGGCGAGGGCGACGTGGTGACGATTCTGGACGTCGGAACTCTCTGA
- the cheB gene encoding chemotaxis protein CheB — protein MTRALVVDDSHFMRTVISDILTDGGVDVVDTADNGREAVSKTAEVEPDVVTMDVEMPEMNGIEAVEAIMAETPTPILMLSALTTEGADATLEAMDNGAVDAFAKPGGTISTELSGHSERLVNAVERAAVADPTAARDVEQTTPTETGSEEYVANPTLLVGASTGGPNVVESILEALPIEAGFRVLVVQHMPDQFTSRFANRLDRASDYDVREAEDGARISAGEGLVARGDYHMRVSGYSNGRLRVRLDQSDRRHSVRPAIDVTMESAAERVTDPVVGVALTGMGTDGADGIRAVKDKGGHTLAQNEETSAVFGIPQRAIETGCVDEVLAADGLTEAITDSVRRSS, from the coding sequence ATGACGCGAGCGCTGGTGGTCGACGACTCCCACTTCATGCGGACGGTCATCAGCGACATCCTCACCGACGGCGGCGTCGACGTCGTGGACACCGCGGACAACGGCCGAGAGGCGGTCTCGAAGACCGCCGAGGTCGAACCCGACGTCGTCACGATGGACGTCGAGATGCCCGAGATGAACGGCATCGAGGCGGTTGAGGCGATCATGGCCGAGACGCCGACACCCATCCTGATGCTGTCCGCGCTGACCACCGAGGGCGCCGACGCGACCCTCGAGGCGATGGACAACGGCGCAGTGGACGCGTTCGCCAAACCCGGGGGGACCATCTCCACGGAGCTCTCGGGCCACAGCGAGCGACTCGTGAACGCCGTCGAACGCGCCGCTGTGGCGGACCCGACGGCCGCGCGGGACGTCGAACAGACGACGCCCACCGAGACGGGAAGCGAGGAGTACGTCGCGAATCCGACGCTGCTCGTTGGCGCGTCGACCGGTGGGCCGAACGTCGTCGAGTCGATCCTCGAGGCGCTGCCCATCGAGGCGGGATTCCGCGTGCTGGTCGTCCAGCACATGCCCGACCAGTTCACGTCCCGGTTCGCGAACCGACTCGACCGCGCCAGCGACTACGACGTCAGGGAGGCCGAGGACGGCGCGCGCATCAGCGCCGGCGAGGGACTCGTCGCGCGCGGCGACTACCACATGCGCGTCTCGGGCTACTCGAACGGCCGACTGCGCGTCCGCCTCGACCAGAGCGACCGCCGCCACAGCGTGCGGCCCGCCATCGACGTGACGATGGAGTCGGCAGCCGAACGTGTCACCGACCCGGTGGTGGGCGTGGCGCTCACCGGCATGGGCACCGACGGCGCGGACGGCATTCGCGCGGTGAAGGACAAGGGCGGGCACACGCTCGCCCAGAACGAGGAGACGTCCGCGGTGTTCGGCATCCCACAGCGCGCCATCGAGACCGGGTGCGTGGACGAGGTGCTGGCGGCGGACGGGCTCACGGAAGCAATCACGGATTCAGTACGGAGGAGTTCCTGA